Below is a genomic region from Spirosoma radiotolerans.
CTTCCATCTTGATTTGTTCAGCCGACCGTTCGCCGATGAGCAGGTTGTGTTCCCGACGCATGTAATCGACAATATCGCGGGTAAACACATCACCAGCAATCCGGATAGATTGTTCACAAACAATACCCGACAGGGCAATCACCGCAATTTCGGTGGTCCCTCCGCCAATATCGACGATCATCGTACCGTTGGGCTGAGTAATGTCTATGCCAATGCCGATGGCTGCGGCAATGGGCTCATGTACCATATATACCTCTTTCGCACCAGCATGCTCAGCGGAGTCTTTTACAGCCCGCTTCTCTACTTCGGTAATGCCCGATGGAATGCAAATAACCATTCGGTGCGAGGGAGAAAACAGCTTGCTGCCCGTATCGATCATTTTTATCATGCCCCGAATCATCAGTTCGGCGGCCGTAAAATCGGCAATGACACCGTCTTTCAACGGGCGAATTGTCTTGATGTTCTCATTGGTCTTTTCGTGCATCTGCATGGCCTTATGGCCAATGGCCAGTACCTTGCCACTGACTTTGTCCATTGCGATAATCGAAGGCTCATCTACCACAATTCGATCTTTGTGAATGATCAGGGTATTCGCCGTGCCCAGGTCAATAGCAATGTCGCTGGTTAAAAAATTAAAAAGTCCCATTATAGGTTGACGCAGAACGCCTTATTACAAATACAGTTTTATTGAAAAGTGTGCAAAAATATAGATTAATAATCAGAATGATGAATAATGAATTATGAATCATCCTGGCAATAAACGATAAAGTTGATTATTCATCCTTTTTCGTTCCTCATTCATCCTTGTGATTAAGCCTTACCTTTGTGCCATTATGGGAATTCGTTCAGTCGTCAGTAAGCCATTAGCCAAGTTTGTAGTAGAGCGGCAGCAAGCCTGGATGTATCAGCCTGCCGAGGCTCAGCAACGCTGGTTTCAGCGCCTGATGGAAGGCGGCCGGGCCACTGTTTTCGGTCAGGATCATCATCTAAAGGATGTGCGAACGGTTGCGGACTTCCGGCAGGCGGTCCCTGTTCGCGATTACGAAGAATTGAAACCGTATATCGAGCAGATTTTAAGCGGTGGAACCGATGTGCTCTGGAAAGGAAAGCCGCTCTATTTTGCCAAAACATCCGGCACAACATCCGGCACCAAATATATTCCAATCACGCAGGATTCGATTCCAAACCATATTGATTCGGCCCGCGATGCGCTGCTGAATTACATTAACGAAACGGGAAACGGGGCCTTTCTGGACAAAAAATTAATTTTTTTATCGGGCAGTCCCGAACTGACTCAGAAAGCGGGCATCAACATTGGGCGCCTTTCGGGCATTGCCAATCACCATGTTCCGGCTTATCTGCGCACCAATCAGTTGCCCAGTTACGAAACCAATGTCATCGACGACTGGGAAACCAAACTCGAACGCATCATCGATGAAACCCTGACCCAGCCGATGTCGCTTATTTCGGGCATTCCGCCCTGGGTGCAGATGTACTTCGACCGGATTCAGGAGCGAACGGGCAAGTTGATTAAAGATGTCTTCCCCGATTTTTCGGTGTTCGTGTATGGTGGCGTCAATTTCGAGCCCTACCGCGCCAAGTTATTCGACAGCATCGGCAAGCGTGTTGACTCCATCGAGACCTATCCGGCATCGGAAGGATTTATCGCGTTTCAGGATAGCCAGACGGAAGAAGGATTACTCCTGTTGGTAGACAGTGGCATCTTTTTCGAGTTCATTGCTGCCGACGAGTACTTTACTGAAAATCCGCGCCGATTAACCATCGATGAGGTGGAGCTTGGTAAAAATTACGCGGTGATTATCAATAATAACGCCGGGTTATGGGGCTACTCGCTGGGCGACACCGTCAAGTTTGTCTCCAGAGAGCCGTATCGGCTTCTGGTAACGGGGCGTATCAAACACTTTATTTCGGCTTTCGGCGAACACGTCATTGGTGAAGAAGTGGAGAAGGCGTTGCAATTTGCCATGCAGAAACACCCCGAAACCGAAGTGGTTGAGTTTACCGTAGCGCCCATGGTAAGTCCTAGAGAAGGCCTGCCGTATCATGAATGGCTGGTGGAGTTTGCCACACCCCCGCACGATATGCGTGCATTCGCCCAGGCTGTAGACAACCGCCTGATCGAGCTAAACGTATATTATGACGACTTGATTACGGGTTCGATTCTGCAACCGTTAAAACTGACAAGCTTGCCCCGTGGCGCCTTTCAGCGGTACATGAAGTCGCAGGGCAAGTTGGGCGGCCAGAACAAAGTACCGCGTCTGGCAAATGATCGGAAGATTGCCGAAGGATTATTGGAGATAGGACAAACGGCGTAAGCGATGAAGATAACCGGAATAGACATTGGCGAATACCGCCAGTTCAAGAATATAAAATTTGACTTTACCTATCCAAATGACCATCCAAAAGCTGGCCAGCCATTAGAGAAGGTGTGTTTTATCGGGCAGAGCGGAACGGGAAAGACGACGTTGCTAAGAATAATTTGGGATTTTTTTCAAGTTATAAATGATGGCTATCAAATCTCAACGAATAGATTTTCGATTCCTACAGTCAGTCATTATGATACATTCAGAGCCAATGTTTCTGTACATGCAAAAATCTCCGATCAAGCAATCCGTTTTGGATCCGAGTTTCTTCGTAGTCCTTCCGATTTATATACAAATAATGACAAAGATATTGCCGGTAGCAGTTTGGATTGGATTCAGTCACAACCTAGTAATATTTATGATGCTATAAAATCTTACAGCAAGCTATGCTTGTACATAGACGAATCTGCTCTTAGTTATGCATACAGTCTTACTGCAAACAGAAATGAAGATAACAGGGCCTATTTAGCTAGCACAGATGAGCTTTTTCTCATTAATGAGAAAAGACAAGAGTCTATTGATAGACTGGCCCAATCAAAAACACTGGCCTTCCACTCTTTGGATGGACGTTATTTGTGGTCTTATTTACTTAATGATATTGAAAAATATGATGAAAGCTTAAAGAAAGTTGCCATTGATCTTATTCAGAAAAATGGCAGTTTTTCACCTCATCGCTTATCTGAAAGCCTAAATAAGTGGCAAACTGAAAACCCTAATCCTAAGGTTGATATCGCTACTAATTGCCTAAATTCTGTTTTGAAAGATTTTTTTCTTGAAGTTGATACAGAAGGTACTGAAGCGTTAATTGTAATAAAAACGAAGGGTGGTAAACAGCTGGCTTTTAATGGCTTAAGTACTGGAACGAAGCAACTATTGGTAACAGCTATTCCTATTTATAAAAGCCAAATTAATAAGGGAGTTATTTTATTCGATGAACCTGAACACTCCTTATTCCCGGATATTCAGCGAAAGCTGGTAGATTATTACACTTCCCTTGCCCCTGAAGCACAATTCTTCTTCGCCACTCATTCGCCTATCATCGCATCAGCTTTTGAGCCATGCGAACGGTTCGTTCTATATTTTGATGAAAATGGCGAAGTAAATTATCATACCGGTGTTGCACCAGAAGGTGACGACCCGAATGATATTTTGCGTCAGGATTTCGCGATGGCTGAGTTGATGTTACAGAAAGGTCTTGATGAATATGAGTGGTATCGGCAGCTTGCGATGCAGATTAGGGCAGAAACGGATGAGGAAAAGAAAAATCAACTTATTGCCGAACGGCTTGAATTAGGAAATCGCTACAATTTCGCTGGTCAATATGCGCAGAGTAAATAAGTCAGACAGTTCAGTTATTCTGCAAGAGAAGTTGACGTACAGAGTCGGGGGCGACAATAAAAAGTTGGCAAATGTGCTTTGCGATGAACAACACAATATCTGCGCTTACACGGAAACGTATTTGGGACGTTCGGACAAAAAAGATATAGAGCACTTTAACCCCACGCTAAAAGACACGCCTGATGATAGCTATCAGAATTGGTTTTTAGTTAAGGCTCAATGGAACGGTGAAAAGGCGTCGAAGTGGGAACAGTATCAACCCATTTTAAACCCAACAGATGAGGCTTTTGAAGAGCGAATTATTTATTTTGAAGGTGACTATTTAGCTGCTTCGCTTAATGATCAAGAGGCTATTAACCTTATCAAACTCCTAAAACTAGATGATGAAGGATTGGCATTTGAACGACGTTGCTACTTGGAGAACCTCAAAGAAACGCTTATTCTGTCAGACAAAACGGCTCAACAGTATATTGATGACTTGTTAATGACAAGACCGAGTCTAGTTTATTACACCCGTGCCATCGAAGAAGAATTAGGAGTGAAAGTCAATTTCGACCTAGTAAAAACTAAATGACTGACATAAAAAAACGCCATATCGCCATCCTCGGCTCTACAGGTTCTATTGGGACCCAGGCCGTTGAGGTGATAAAATCCCATCCCGACCAGTTTCAGGTTGAGGTGCTGACGACC
It encodes:
- a CDS encoding rod shape-determining protein; this translates as MGLFNFLTSDIAIDLGTANTLIIHKDRIVVDEPSIIAMDKVSGKVLAIGHKAMQMHEKTNENIKTIRPLKDGVIADFTAAELMIRGMIKMIDTGSKLFSPSHRMVICIPSGITEVEKRAVKDSAEHAGAKEVYMVHEPIAAAIGIGIDITQPNGTMIVDIGGGTTEIAVIALSGIVCEQSIRIAGDVFTRDIVDYMRREHNLLIGERSAEQIKMEVGSALPELDNPPADYEIRGRDLMTGIPKEIKVTYSEIAYALDKSISKIEEATMKALEISPPELSADIYTNGIHLTGGGALLHGLDKRLGAKTKLPIHVADDPLKAVVKGTGEVIKNLEMYRSVLIS
- a CDS encoding GH3 auxin-responsive promoter family protein gives rise to the protein MGIRSVVSKPLAKFVVERQQAWMYQPAEAQQRWFQRLMEGGRATVFGQDHHLKDVRTVADFRQAVPVRDYEELKPYIEQILSGGTDVLWKGKPLYFAKTSGTTSGTKYIPITQDSIPNHIDSARDALLNYINETGNGAFLDKKLIFLSGSPELTQKAGINIGRLSGIANHHVPAYLRTNQLPSYETNVIDDWETKLERIIDETLTQPMSLISGIPPWVQMYFDRIQERTGKLIKDVFPDFSVFVYGGVNFEPYRAKLFDSIGKRVDSIETYPASEGFIAFQDSQTEEGLLLLVDSGIFFEFIAADEYFTENPRRLTIDEVELGKNYAVIINNNAGLWGYSLGDTVKFVSREPYRLLVTGRIKHFISAFGEHVIGEEVEKALQFAMQKHPETEVVEFTVAPMVSPREGLPYHEWLVEFATPPHDMRAFAQAVDNRLIELNVYYDDLITGSILQPLKLTSLPRGAFQRYMKSQGKLGGQNKVPRLANDRKIAEGLLEIGQTA
- a CDS encoding AAA family ATPase, yielding MKITGIDIGEYRQFKNIKFDFTYPNDHPKAGQPLEKVCFIGQSGTGKTTLLRIIWDFFQVINDGYQISTNRFSIPTVSHYDTFRANVSVHAKISDQAIRFGSEFLRSPSDLYTNNDKDIAGSSLDWIQSQPSNIYDAIKSYSKLCLYIDESALSYAYSLTANRNEDNRAYLASTDELFLINEKRQESIDRLAQSKTLAFHSLDGRYLWSYLLNDIEKYDESLKKVAIDLIQKNGSFSPHRLSESLNKWQTENPNPKVDIATNCLNSVLKDFFLEVDTEGTEALIVIKTKGGKQLAFNGLSTGTKQLLVTAIPIYKSQINKGVILFDEPEHSLFPDIQRKLVDYYTSLAPEAQFFFATHSPIIASAFEPCERFVLYFDENGEVNYHTGVAPEGDDPNDILRQDFAMAELMLQKGLDEYEWYRQLAMQIRAETDEEKKNQLIAERLELGNRYNFAGQYAQSK